The genomic DNA GCCACCGCATCGGCGCAATACGCCACCTTCGGTGGCTCGACATCGACTTCGAGGGCTGGACCATCCGCTGGCGGGCCGAGCACGACAAGTCGGGGCACGAGCACGTCACGCCCGCCACCGGCGAGGCGCTCGAAGTTCTGGAGGAGACGCGGAGGAAGAACCCCGGACCCGGGGAAGCTCCGGTGCTGCCCGCGCCCAAGAATCCCTCGAAGTGCATGGGACCCGGGGTGGCCCGAGTATGGTGGGTCAGGGCCGAGAAGCTGGCGGGGCTGGAGCCCAAGCGGGGCAGGGGCTGGCACTCGCTGCGGCGGAAGTTTGCCAGCGATCTCATGGATCAGCCGCTCAAGGTGCTCTGCGAACTCGGTGGCTGGAAGGAGGCCAGGACGGTCCTCCAGTGTTATCAGCAAGCCGACGAGGGACAGCTTCGGACGGCGCTGGAAAACCGCCGGAGGGCTCGCGCCTGAGAGTTCGCGATCAGCGGGAACGAAACGGCGGGAGCCGGACCTTACGTTCCCGCAACTTCAATCACCTCAATCAGATGTGAATCCGTTGGACCTTGCCCGTCCGGCAAAACGTCCAGTTGGCGCGGGTTACCGAATTCGCCGGGACCTCCACCGGTACGGCCGAATTGGCGCAGGAGGTTGCCAGCCGGATCGACGGCGACCACGCGGTGAGGCGAGTTCAGGAAGTACAGGTTCCCGGCCTCGTCAAAGCCTGCGCCCTGAACGGTGTGCAGAAGCTCCCAGTCGGCGACCGCGCCGGCCGACCCGATGCGGTAGACCTCCGAGAGTTCCAAGGCCAAGGTTCGATCCTCCCCCGGAAGCTCGACGGATTCCTGGGCATGACCATCTCCCGCGATGAACAGTGCCGCGAGGCACGCACCCATTTGCCGCAGCTTCACGCTTCGAACCATGAATCTCCTCCAGGTAGCACGGCGATGCTACTCGTCTTCGGGCGACCCAACAAGTCCTAGCCCCTCACCCTCCGGAAGCGCCAGCCGTGCAGGATGCTCCCGTAGTGATTGAACGAGCGCCTCGCTTCGGCGTCGTCGAAGGGATAGTCCGCGCCGAGCTGTGTCGCGGCGGCAAGCCCGGTGACGAAACAGGTCTCCTGACTGTTGATCAGCGTATGCGCCCCAC from Gammaproteobacteria bacterium includes the following:
- a CDS encoding site-specific integrase is translated as HRIGAIRHLRWLDIDFEGWTIRWRAEHDKSGHEHVTPATGEALEVLEETRRKNPGPGEAPVLPAPKNPSKCMGPGVARVWWVRAEKLAGLEPKRGRGWHSLRRKFASDLMDQPLKVLCELGGWKEARTVLQCYQQADEGQLRTALENRRRARA